The following are from one region of the Thiocapsa rosea genome:
- a CDS encoding recombinase A produces MKAAFSDLQRGLEPSRTPVSWGLASFRGRFAEISGGEATAALTLTMGLVAEAQQCEEPVAWVTGRDSSFYPPDVAAVGIDLSALVVVWAQGALEAARAADLLLRSGAFGFVVLDLGSDDDLPLAAQTRLAALAKKHETALLCLTRKGRERPSLGSLISLRAEATRTERAPPLFRCETLILKDKRQGPGRTYAELCYGPDGLS; encoded by the coding sequence ATGAAGGCGGCCTTTTCTGATCTTCAAAGAGGGCTTGAGCCGAGCCGGACGCCTGTCTCTTGGGGGCTTGCGTCCTTTCGCGGTCGCTTTGCCGAGATCTCGGGCGGGGAGGCGACGGCGGCGCTGACACTCACCATGGGCCTGGTGGCGGAGGCTCAGCAGTGCGAGGAGCCGGTGGCCTGGGTGACGGGGCGCGACAGCAGCTTTTATCCGCCGGATGTCGCGGCGGTCGGGATCGATCTGAGTGCCCTTGTGGTCGTCTGGGCGCAGGGTGCGCTCGAGGCCGCGCGGGCGGCCGACCTGCTGTTGCGCTCGGGTGCCTTCGGTTTCGTCGTGCTGGATCTGGGCTCCGACGATGACCTTCCGCTTGCCGCGCAGACACGCCTTGCCGCGCTCGCGAAGAAGCACGAGACGGCACTTCTGTGCCTGACGCGCAAGGGGCGGGAGCGTCCGTCACTGGGGTCGCTGATCTCGTTGCGTGCCGAGGCGACGCGCACGGAACGTGCGCCGCCACTGTTCCGCTGCGAGACGCTCATCCTCAAGGATAAGCGCCAGGGACCGGGTCGGACCTACGCGGAGCTCTGTTATGGACCGGATGGCCTGTCTTGA
- the lexA gene encoding transcriptional repressor LexA — translation MGRTPTGQTREQVFQLMRERLLAGQPPTVREVQEAFGFRSVQTARAHLEALVSEGRLDKQSGRARGYRLADSAVLALGEDRIAPPRLVPLLGRVAAGAFGLAVEDLEGYLPVQSDRVGANEELFGLRVRGESMRDAGILPGDIVIVWRLPSVEDGAIVVALVGEEATIKRLRRRGERIELHPANPDYAVMTPDPDTLQVLGRVIEVRRYLD, via the coding sequence ATGGGTCGAACACCGACCGGACAGACGCGCGAGCAGGTGTTCCAGCTCATGCGCGAACGGCTCCTGGCCGGCCAACCGCCGACCGTGCGTGAGGTCCAGGAGGCGTTCGGTTTTCGCTCCGTGCAGACCGCGCGCGCGCATCTCGAGGCACTGGTGTCCGAAGGTCGCCTCGACAAACAGTCGGGTCGGGCGCGCGGCTATCGGCTCGCCGACTCGGCGGTGCTGGCGCTCGGCGAAGACCGGATCGCGCCGCCGCGATTGGTCCCCTTGCTCGGGCGCGTCGCGGCCGGCGCCTTCGGGTTGGCGGTCGAGGATCTCGAAGGTTATCTCCCGGTGCAGTCCGATCGTGTCGGCGCGAACGAGGAGCTGTTCGGTCTGCGTGTGCGCGGCGAGAGCATGCGCGACGCCGGCATCCTGCCCGGCGACATCGTCATCGTGTGGCGTCTCCCCAGTGTCGAGGACGGTGCGATCGTCGTCGCCCTGGTGGGCGAGGAGGCGACGATCAAGCGTCTGCGGCGGCGCGGCGAGCGGATCGAGCTGCATCCGGCAAACCCCGATTACGCGGTGATGACGCCGGATCCGGATACGCTTCAGGTGCTGGGGCGGGTGATCGAGGTGCGGCGTTATCTCGATTGA
- a CDS encoding carboxymuconolactone decarboxylase family protein codes for MSSIDTFKQSLTRAREYGLEEFLEIISEMSQVSTRKGIIDRKNKELITLGMALTKQCRRCIDIHTKEAIRLHVMPGELTQVRKIALFLKASPREGGEMWDSWEDSWREYVLGRGPIQHHVRELIALGIALVEQRRDHIHLHARAALDFGAPPEEIFEVMPIALLMDGAPALSQIPHLVAALDGPPLAMTA; via the coding sequence ATGAGCAGTATCGACACCTTCAAGCAGTCCCTGACCCGCGCACGCGAGTACGGTCTCGAGGAGTTTCTCGAGATCATCAGCGAGATGTCTCAGGTCAGTACCCGCAAGGGCATCATCGATCGTAAAAACAAAGAGCTGATCACCTTGGGCATGGCCTTGACGAAGCAGTGCAGACGCTGCATCGATATCCACACCAAGGAGGCCATTCGCCTGCACGTGATGCCCGGCGAGCTCACGCAAGTCCGCAAGATCGCACTCTTTCTCAAGGCGAGCCCACGCGAAGGCGGCGAGATGTGGGACTCTTGGGAGGATTCCTGGCGCGAATACGTCCTTGGCCGCGGACCGATCCAGCATCATGTCCGCGAGCTGATCGCGTTGGGCATCGCACTGGTGGAGCAGCGCCGCGACCATATCCATCTGCACGCGCGTGCCGCGCTCGATTTCGGTGCACCGCCCGAGGAGATCTTCGAGGTCATGCCCATCGCCCTGCTCATGGACGGCGCGCCGGCCCTGTCGCAAATCCCACATCTGGTCGCCGCCCTCGACGGTCCTCCCCTGGCCATGACCGCGTAA
- a CDS encoding DUF7281 domain-containing protein translates to MQAVHRLLRERLDKVPRSAVWEQINSAFEIGEPRGRDLHFSVEQRQLLREQCRSAWGFDPLEGVPHGNRREVAAAAIDEKIARERPDDRYVLVKGCVPEPLPPLGSDLSLRVPISGLNPDAIGQVVVIENLDSFDDWYAFRSPPELADALVIYRGHGGLARGTRNLLSVLPESVTVTVFPDWDPAGLLIARTLPRADALLVPVLNETLLAKGSPEHFAGQYREARYLDKADLGGWQAVWDAMNAARTSLKQQHMLALGVALRRISLGDRTTTLQMGDDAE, encoded by the coding sequence ATGCAGGCGGTCCATCGCCTGTTGCGCGAACGTCTCGACAAGGTGCCGCGCTCGGCCGTCTGGGAGCAGATCAACAGTGCCTTCGAGATCGGAGAGCCGAGGGGCCGAGATCTGCATTTCAGTGTCGAGCAGCGCCAGCTCCTGCGCGAGCAGTGCCGGTCGGCCTGGGGCTTCGATCCTCTGGAGGGGGTTCCGCACGGCAATCGGCGCGAGGTCGCGGCCGCGGCCATCGACGAGAAGATTGCCCGTGAGCGCCCCGACGATCGGTATGTCCTGGTCAAGGGTTGCGTACCCGAACCCCTGCCGCCGCTCGGGTCCGATCTGAGCCTGCGCGTGCCCATCTCCGGCCTGAACCCGGACGCGATCGGTCAGGTCGTGGTCATCGAAAACCTCGACAGCTTCGATGACTGGTACGCCTTCCGCTCGCCCCCGGAGCTGGCGGACGCGCTGGTGATCTATCGCGGCCACGGTGGATTGGCCCGAGGTACTCGGAACCTGCTGTCCGTCTTGCCCGAGTCCGTCACCGTGACGGTCTTTCCCGATTGGGATCCGGCCGGACTGCTCATCGCCCGGACCTTGCCCCGCGCCGATGCCCTGCTTGTCCCTGTTTTGAACGAGACCTTGCTGGCCAAAGGCAGCCCGGAGCATTTCGCCGGGCAGTATCGGGAAGCCCGTTATCTGGACAAGGCCGATCTGGGGGGTTGGCAAGCCGTCTGGGACGCGATGAATGCCGCGCGGACCAGCCTCAAGCAGCAGCATATGCTGGCGCTCGGAGTTGCGTTGCGGAGGATTTCCCTCGGCGATCGTACAACGACCTTACAGATGGGCGACGACGCTGAGTGA
- a CDS encoding phosphoenolpyruvate carboxylase produces MSDHLQQAGLRFLRRLARHAEPIMDAYLAGSIADQALEPSVRERLLKDSILYRPEPGADLHLRRAVRALLEEALRDDRNRRIDANTGSALATFKTLADHYKEARHQGDYAAAEAYLGDLKEHVYAFGETLSHGIRVLWSRINNEFGYVGTLDAKIRENELAQSQVSELLAGLELVSFESLAETAGDLRELRHLLVTNLQRTIGSCAQELSIVQGRLLELLGRFREIRGRTRLIKGWLLHLNQHPEYQVGPHAAGSAIPTLVNRAEPALAPASLSLHDPTQEADLLALLAQVRSLHPRESRVQALADAPALTLTVPDDFEVRSSAIRAAVDAYFCEVIDSGEALSALEYRDRRSLSEDAESWLYQVLGGYEGLPEEQKRYFELETIGEVHPLFSGNFIIRDLRLCLA; encoded by the coding sequence GTGAGCGACCACCTGCAGCAGGCCGGACTGCGCTTTCTGCGCCGGCTCGCCCGCCATGCCGAGCCCATCATGGACGCCTATCTGGCCGGCTCGATTGCGGATCAGGCGCTCGAACCCAGCGTGCGCGAGCGCCTGCTCAAGGACAGCATCCTCTATCGGCCCGAGCCCGGCGCAGATCTGCATCTGCGTCGCGCGGTGCGGGCGCTGCTTGAAGAAGCCCTGCGCGATGACCGCAACCGCCGGATCGATGCCAACACCGGCTCGGCGCTGGCGACCTTCAAGACACTCGCCGACCACTACAAGGAGGCCCGTCACCAGGGCGACTATGCCGCCGCCGAGGCCTATTTGGGCGATCTGAAGGAGCACGTCTATGCCTTCGGAGAGACCCTGAGCCACGGCATCCGGGTGCTCTGGAGCCGCATCAACAATGAGTTCGGGTATGTCGGCACGCTCGACGCCAAGATTCGCGAGAACGAGCTGGCGCAGTCCCAGGTGAGCGAGCTGCTCGCCGGGTTGGAGCTGGTCAGCTTCGAGTCGCTCGCCGAGACTGCCGGCGACCTGCGCGAGCTGCGTCATCTGCTGGTGACCAACCTGCAGCGCACCATCGGCAGCTGTGCCCAAGAGCTGAGCATCGTGCAGGGCCGGCTGCTGGAACTCCTGGGACGCTTCCGCGAGATCCGCGGGCGCACCCGGCTGATCAAGGGTTGGCTGCTGCACCTGAACCAGCACCCGGAGTATCAGGTGGGTCCCCACGCCGCCGGCAGTGCTATCCCGACGCTGGTCAACCGCGCCGAGCCTGCATTGGCCCCGGCAAGTCTGAGCCTGCATGACCCGACGCAGGAGGCCGACCTGCTGGCCCTGCTGGCGCAGGTCCGATCCCTGCACCCGCGCGAGTCGAGGGTCCAAGCCCTCGCCGATGCACCCGCGCTGACGCTGACCGTCCCCGATGACTTCGAGGTGCGCAGCAGCGCGATCCGTGCCGCCGTGGACGCCTATTTCTGCGAGGTCATCGACAGCGGCGAGGCGCTCTCGGCACTGGAGTATCGCGATCGCCGGTCGCTGTCCGAGGACGCCGAGAGCTGGCTGTATCAGGTGCTCGGCGGCTATGAAGGTCTGCCCGAGGAGCAGAAGCGTTATTTCGAGCTGGAGACGATCGGCGAGGTCCATCCGCTCTTCAGCGGCAACTTCATCATTCGGGACCTGCGTCTGTGCCTGGCCTAA
- a CDS encoding ATP-binding protein — translation MPSLNRIILINTHLQGVVELRVDNHTNICGTNASGKTTLQRLVPVFYGEYPSRVVPATRDSFQRWYLPTEQSFIIYEYLSLDGELCQAVLAAAADGKGVAYRLIRKVFDLGDYTRARPGDTLICLGMAELGRQLKQSGVSVSGLLNTREYRAILQNDRGQLAARGNSGELRALARQFSLCETGHSLRHIEKLAQAVHSREGKMETVRSMIAAILEEDGVNPPTSQLKPQQVETWIRESQLVQGFDALRPDFEKLEREYQDLLDCERRLGGLLRGYRIDEPRLQQTRDESSAAIEQAGFALKQLEDGWNERRDALNQDLSVARAEISRADDELKQIEQQYQVFLDADIEQARADLDKIPVWSDALDNLRARFRLLTEQHQDVKQAYLERCDAIKEQRERRLEQLRHQQTGLGEQRTARVEQRNSELEALKQRQHQERESGIETFRKQEGQYALERERLDVWIQSAGFTEEENRSLAILDQRLEEAEAAVEATDVRVREQDGREQTLRRQRDDANAALREAGQRVTQRQAQREDVQRLLYPGRHSVLEFLRSEQPGWEEHLGKVIEPTLLQRADLKPALIEPTQEALFGVRLDLSVIDPPEHAASETQLRQRLQLAEDALTDAENRKQAAEKVLSDLVGTLEEQHRALTLARAKQRSQRDDLRRLKDERRARKEQLDATLRERKSAARASLTELDTRTRQLAGEHRQWLDDLKARHGDADLELKAHWQEVIGRLDLELVQLRDSMNESTRAAKTELDACSAWFNGELKSRGVDEQDIIGLKQQIDALTAQIQTAERRRAEVRDYDDWFRLSWVTRKPKLQGELDDSRRRAATLDQTLKSVTGDFKRERGRLTEGREHAKRRKDETEARLTRLKVLLARLNALKLPRDDVPPEGELDERLRLGDELLYRRERVMDAVKAHVERFDTLIAGQSGSSLAEFWERSREESLLVGEQGIRRMDHRKLVPHLEQLLTVMVPQSLTALREQGRLFGLDLNNYYDVLADIDRRIAAQSARITREVSEDLCLDGVSDSAVRIRSRIAELEFWPDLRAFISAFHAWREDDFNGLPGEDYIGSLRRALDIIGRSALSGGVAGLLEIELRLREGHSDLVIRTDRQLNESSSHGMAYLILCKFLLAFTRLLRGGAPVTIHWPIDELGTLHHQNVKKIFDACTSNNIRVLGAFPNPDSEVLGLFANRYIVDKQTRQLQIVKPRADPIAAKLRERRTTEVL, via the coding sequence ATGCCCAGCCTGAATCGCATCATTCTCATCAACACCCATCTGCAGGGTGTGGTCGAGCTTCGCGTCGACAACCACACCAACATCTGCGGCACCAATGCCTCCGGCAAGACGACCCTGCAGCGGCTGGTACCCGTGTTCTACGGCGAGTATCCGAGCCGTGTCGTGCCCGCCACCCGGGACAGTTTCCAGCGTTGGTACCTGCCCACCGAGCAGAGCTTCATCATCTACGAATACCTGAGCCTGGACGGCGAGCTTTGTCAGGCCGTGTTGGCCGCCGCCGCGGACGGAAAGGGTGTCGCCTATCGTCTGATCCGCAAGGTGTTCGACCTGGGCGACTACACCCGCGCCCGCCCCGGCGACACCTTGATCTGTCTCGGCATGGCCGAGTTGGGTCGTCAACTCAAGCAGTCCGGTGTGAGCGTCAGCGGCTTGCTCAATACACGCGAGTACCGCGCCATCCTGCAGAACGATCGTGGCCAGCTTGCCGCGCGCGGCAACAGCGGCGAGCTGCGCGCGCTGGCCCGGCAGTTCTCGCTTTGCGAAACCGGGCATTCGCTGCGTCATATCGAAAAGCTCGCCCAGGCCGTGCATTCGCGGGAGGGCAAGATGGAAACCGTCCGCTCCATGATTGCGGCCATCCTCGAAGAAGACGGTGTGAATCCGCCGACCTCGCAGCTCAAGCCACAGCAGGTGGAGACCTGGATTCGCGAGAGCCAGCTCGTGCAGGGGTTCGATGCCCTGCGTCCCGACTTCGAAAAGCTGGAGCGCGAGTACCAGGATCTGCTGGACTGCGAGCGGCGCCTCGGCGGACTGCTGCGGGGCTACCGGATCGACGAGCCCCGGCTGCAGCAGACCCGGGACGAGAGCAGCGCGGCCATCGAGCAGGCCGGTTTCGCACTCAAACAGTTGGAAGACGGCTGGAATGAGCGGCGCGACGCGCTCAACCAGGACCTCTCCGTCGCCCGCGCAGAGATCAGCCGCGCCGACGACGAGCTCAAGCAGATCGAGCAGCAGTACCAGGTCTTTTTGGATGCCGATATCGAGCAGGCGCGCGCCGATCTGGACAAGATCCCGGTCTGGAGCGACGCGCTGGACAACCTGCGCGCTCGCTTTCGTCTGCTCACCGAGCAGCATCAGGATGTGAAGCAGGCCTATCTGGAGCGCTGCGACGCGATCAAGGAGCAGCGCGAGCGTCGCCTGGAGCAGTTGCGCCATCAGCAGACCGGTCTCGGCGAGCAACGCACCGCCCGGGTCGAGCAGCGCAACAGCGAGCTCGAAGCCTTGAAGCAGCGCCAGCACCAAGAGCGCGAGAGCGGGATCGAGACCTTTCGCAAGCAAGAGGGTCAGTACGCGCTCGAACGCGAGCGTCTGGACGTCTGGATCCAGAGCGCCGGCTTCACCGAGGAGGAAAACCGTTCGCTGGCGATCCTTGATCAGCGTTTGGAGGAGGCCGAGGCCGCGGTCGAGGCTACCGATGTCCGGGTGCGCGAGCAGGACGGCCGCGAACAGACTCTGCGCCGACAGCGCGATGACGCGAATGCAGCACTGCGCGAAGCCGGTCAGCGGGTCACCCAACGTCAAGCGCAGCGCGAGGATGTTCAGCGCTTGCTCTATCCCGGTCGGCACAGTGTGCTGGAGTTTCTGCGCAGCGAGCAGCCGGGCTGGGAGGAGCATCTCGGTAAGGTGATCGAGCCGACCCTATTGCAGCGGGCAGACCTCAAACCGGCGTTGATCGAGCCGACGCAGGAGGCGCTCTTCGGCGTGCGCTTGGATCTCTCGGTCATCGATCCGCCCGAGCATGCCGCGTCCGAGACGCAGCTGCGTCAGCGCCTGCAACTCGCCGAGGATGCGCTGACGGACGCGGAGAATCGAAAGCAGGCCGCCGAGAAGGTCCTGAGCGATCTCGTCGGCACCTTGGAGGAGCAACATCGCGCGCTGACCCTCGCCCGCGCCAAGCAGCGGAGTCAGCGCGACGATTTGCGCCGCCTCAAGGACGAACGGCGCGCCCGCAAGGAACAGCTCGACGCGACGCTACGCGAACGCAAGAGTGCTGCGCGCGCGTCACTGACCGAGCTGGATACGCGGACACGGCAGCTCGCCGGCGAGCACCGACAGTGGCTGGACGACCTCAAGGCCCGGCACGGCGACGCAGACTTGGAGCTCAAGGCACACTGGCAGGAGGTCATTGGGCGGCTGGATCTCGAACTCGTGCAGTTGCGCGACTCCATGAATGAGAGCACGCGCGCCGCCAAGACCGAGCTGGACGCCTGTTCCGCCTGGTTCAACGGCGAGCTGAAGTCGCGTGGCGTGGATGAGCAGGACATCATCGGGCTGAAACAACAGATCGACGCCTTGACCGCGCAGATCCAGACCGCGGAGCGTCGCCGTGCCGAGGTGCGGGACTACGACGACTGGTTTCGGCTCAGTTGGGTCACGCGCAAACCGAAACTCCAGGGCGAGCTCGACGACAGCCGCCGCCGCGCAGCGACACTCGACCAAACGCTCAAGTCCGTCACCGGCGACTTCAAACGCGAACGCGGCCGACTGACAGAGGGTCGGGAGCACGCCAAGCGTCGCAAGGACGAGACCGAGGCGCGGCTGACCCGCCTCAAGGTCTTGCTCGCCCGTCTCAACGCCCTGAAGCTACCCCGCGACGACGTGCCTCCGGAGGGCGAGCTCGACGAGCGTCTGCGTCTCGGCGACGAGCTGTTGTACCGCCGCGAGCGGGTCATGGACGCGGTCAAGGCGCACGTGGAGCGTTTCGACACCCTGATCGCCGGTCAGTCCGGCTCCAGCCTGGCTGAATTCTGGGAACGCAGCCGCGAGGAGAGCCTGCTGGTCGGCGAGCAGGGGATTCGCCGAATGGATCACCGCAAGCTGGTGCCGCACCTGGAACAGCTGCTCACCGTGATGGTGCCTCAGAGCCTGACCGCACTGCGCGAGCAGGGTCGGCTTTTCGGCCTCGACCTCAACAACTACTACGACGTCCTGGCCGATATCGATCGGCGTATCGCCGCGCAAAGTGCGCGCATCACCCGCGAGGTCAGCGAGGATCTGTGCCTCGACGGCGTTTCGGACTCTGCGGTACGCATCCGCTCGCGCATCGCCGAGCTGGAGTTCTGGCCGGACCTGCGGGCCTTCATCTCGGCCTTCCATGCCTGGCGCGAGGACGACTTCAACGGCCTGCCCGGCGAGGACTACATCGGCAGCCTGCGCCGGGCGCTGGACATCATCGGTCGCTCGGCCCTGAGCGGAGGCGTCGCCGGGCTGCTGGAGATCGAGCTGCGCCTGCGCGAGGGTCACAGCGACCTGGTGATCCGCACCGACCGTCAGCTCAACGAATCCTCCAGCCACGGCATGGCCTATCTGATCCTCTGCAAGTTCCTGCTTGCCTTCACCCGGCTGCTGCGCGGCGGCGCGCCCGTCACCATCCATTGGCCGATCGACGAGCTGGGGACATTGCACCATCAGAACGTGAAGAAGATCTTCGACGCCTGCACCAGCAACAACATCCGCGTGCTCGGCGCCTTTCCCAACCCGGACTCCGAGGTCTTGGGACTCTTCGCCAACCGCTATATCGTCGACAAACAGACCCGCCAACTCCAGATCGTCAAGCCGCGCGCGGATCCCATCGCGGCCAAGCTGCGTGAACGCCGAACCACGGAGGTGCTTTAG